The DNA window AAAGTCACTCCGATGAATTAGTGTGAGCTGGGAGAGTTGAGGTGAATCTAGCAGCCGGAGGCACTAGAGGTGGGTGAAGGAGGGAAGGCTGGTGTGATAGTGTATCTTTGTAGCTATGAGTAATTGAGAGGGAAAGGAAGAAGATGTGTTGGTCATTGAGTAGAAATAAATCCAATAGGTTAAGAAATTTGAAGGTGAGAAAGAGGGAAAGTACCAAAGTGTGGTCTAGAATTATCTTAGCCTCTATGAGCTTTTCGTTTGTTGGATGATGCCATTACTCATCAAAATTGTGGCGCGGCATGGTCAGAGCTGGGGCACATTGACTTTCGGTAGCGACCAAACAAGCCTATAGATCAAGATCTATTGGAGAATTTTCTAAATCCCTCAGTCCCTTCCTCCTTGAGTCATCGTTCCGCTCTTTCATTTCAGGTGTTCATTCTTCTATCACCTTTTAGCCTCACACCAAATAAAACCTTGAGATAGTAGAAACTCTCATAGATCGCAAATAAGTAGTGGTTATTGGAGCTACCCAATCCAATTTTATTGGGGATGGTAGTTTCCCAATAATCCATTCTTTTCTATTTGTCGATTCTAGTCTTCTAGTTGGTTTGGGATCTTAAGAGGTGGTTGCTTCGGTCATAGGATTGCTATTGTTCAATTAGGAAAATGGACGAGAAGAGAGATGACAATGGCACCTAGCAATGCCGCCATGTCCGGAGGTAGGAGATCCTTGGAGCTTTGCCGTAGGGTGCTTCTAAGCACTATTCTCATATCCGAGGGCATAAGGGAGAGGGGGGAGGAGTAGGATGAGGTTTCCAGTTTGCTTGGCCCTTGTGTGAGGTGGTGGTCAAAATAGAATTGATCGTGAAGCATAGGTTTTTAGCGCTAAGACTCGCAAAGCAGCGTATTAGAATAGCAAGGAATAGAGTGGTCGGTTAGGACAACTAAGGCGGGACAATAGGTGGCGGTGCCTTGGACCGTGGCCTGCCTACTCGCCCGATGACTGTTTGAGCCATGGTAACCAAGGCTGAAAGGGTCCACGGCTTTCAAAATGCAtcgaggaggggcgggcggcggccacaCAGGCAACAATCAGGTAATTAATGATAGTCTCAACGTATTGGTGAACGAAGGATTATAGTCTATGGTGTTGCAGTGTCCAACGATGATAGCTAGTCCAAttaataaaatatattttaagagAGTTAGGGTGGATTATTGGTGATCACCAATAATTATTGGACCCAGATTTTTATTAAGGATCTATGGAGCACTTTTCAGTATTTTAGGAGTAGAAGTTGGTGTAGAGAAGTTGAGTGGATATGTACGTTATAAGTCATATCCCTAGGTACCGCACGGCGCCGCAGAGATCACCCAGCTAGCTATATATGTTTTTCACCGTGCCTTGGTGCCTGCTTGACCACGTGTCCCTACAGTGCACCCCTGTAGCTATCTGCATCGATCGAGCCCAATAATGCCTTCATCATTCCCTTCCTAACTCCTCCATACCGCGCACACCAACGCCACGCAGCTACCTCTAGGGCTCTCTCCTAGTATTACTTGCTAGCCTAAAGCCTCTGCAGTGAAGCAACAGTAGCAGGTCGTCAGCGACGCCATTGCTCTGAATGCTGTATGGCTCATGCGCTCTctctcgccccccccccccccccccccccctcctctcccctgcaGAGTTACTGCCATAAACAAACAAACCAACATACACAGCAGACACACAAAATATGTCCTAGCAACACAACACCTAAAAGCTTCGCTCACTCACATCTCTTTCTGCTTCCTGTGCACACACACCGGCCGGCCCCTTTCGCCATCACTAActttttccccttcttcctcgATCTTGCCTTTCCTTCCCCTTTTAAGCTTTGATGCACATACCACACCAATGGAAATGGGCACACTCTAGCTCTTGATCTGAAGATCTGTTCATTTCCAGCGTAGTTTCACATGTGAGAGCGAGGAACCGATCGAGATCAagcgaagaagaagatcaagaagTAGTAGCAGCAGTTACAGCAGCGCTAGAACTAGCTAGATCTCGTCTCTCACTAGCTAGGAAGCTTGTACAAGCAGGGCGCAGATGTTACCTTACCCTAACCCTCACCATTTCGGCGTCTCCCAAGAACCGCCACACCCAAACCCTACCGGCTTCCCCATGCTGCCGCTGGCCGCGCATCTGGATCAGCACTACGCCGACCATCACTTCTTCCCCGGCCACGGCCAGTTCAACTCCGAGACGCTGGAGGCGGTGCTGAGgccgccgcgcgctgctccaGAGAGCGGGCCCGTCGTGACGGCGCCGCAGGGTGGAAAAAacggcgcggccgccgccggccaaggCCACGCCAGGGCGCGGAAGCGGCCGTTCCGGACGGACAGGCACAGCAAGATCCGGACGGCGCAGGGCGTGCGCGACCGCCGGATGCGGCTGTCCCTCGACGTCGCGCGCGACTTCTTCGCGCTGCAGGACCGGCTCGGCTTCGACAAGGCCAGCAAGACGGTGGACTGGCTGCTCACCCAGTCCAAGCCGGCCATCGATCGCCTCACCGAGCCCTCTCAGCGATGTGCCGGCGGCAGTGACGCGTCACTGTCGTCCCCGACGTCAGGGGCGCCTAACGGATCAGGTAATAAGAGGGGAGGGCTTGTGGAGAAGGCGGGGACCAGGAATGGCAGATCGGCGTTCATGGAGCACGGCTGCGAGCTGGACCGCCTGGTGTCCGCCGCGCCGGCGCTTGGTGAGTACTACTACGCCGGCCTCAGCGAAATGATGAGCAACAACGGAGGAGAAGGCGACGACGACGGTGAGTACGAGGAAGACGGTGATGATTTCCTGGACGGTATGCAATACTAGCAGCAGCTTGCATAGTTTCTACGTACTGCTAGTAGCTGCTGGCAGCTTATTTAGGTCTTGATCCGGCAAGCACTACACTATTGTTAGTTAGCAGTAATGCATATGTGTACTCCTTTAAGCTAGTACTAATTATGTCAGATGTTACTCTCTTGTGCTTTAACGTCACTAGCTTAATAAGCTATATTTGTGATCCGGCTTTCATCCAGGTTTTGATTTGGACACATTCTTGAAGGCTTTTTTTTATGAAGGTCAAATACACTAGTGTCTAGTAGCTATAGGAACAAGGTTGCTTGTCTGATTGAATAATCTCATCTCATGAGTTGTGACAGTGCATATAAAGTTTGTTGGCTCATAGACACATCAGAAAGATGCTATCATCGGTCAAACATAGACGAGTATTAGGAAattttatgcaaattattttttaaaaaaatggatTGCTTTGTTCTTTTGTGTGTCAACTGAAGTTTTCCTAATTTTGGTTGTGCAAAGAGTAATGATAATGCATCGTATCCTTTTTATGTTACAGGATAATAGCCCACATATATTAGTGACAGCACCGACTATACCCATGCTCATCTCATGTATCTTTACAGCTGCAAGGTGCTCTTTTTGCAATTTCGATGGTAGGTTGAAACAGCATCTAGAACGACATGGCCATGAATTTGAAATTAAATCACGAAATAGTTCGATGATAAGGAAAATAAGTCACAATTTTTTTAGTGATTCTAATTCAGAAAATTATGTATTGTTTCTTCTGTTTCTAGTTCTTATTGGGCTTTAGTTTCTTTGGTTGACATGAGTCACATAACAAATCTTAGGTCAAAAGGTAATGAGGAGTACTTGAAACTCAAGCAAGAGATACTATGGCACCAAAGAGAAATGCTTGTACAAATGTTGATAAGGGCCTAAATAAAAATAGAAATAGAACTGTAGCCAGTGAATTACTTGTCCAATTTGACTACTACTAGGAATCAATATTTCATACACAAAACAGAATTTCACCAAAAGTACAGGTTGTCAATGATGTGAATAATTGGTTTCATTTTTCATAATATATGTTTCGTAGGAACACCACCTATACATTCAAAATACTACCTATTCTTGAAAAGTGGAACAACAAAAATCTAAAACTTTTGTTATTATTTTTTTTCATATTTATTTTGGGCCAAAATTTTAGTTTGAGGTTGTGTCAAGGTTCAAAGGCCCTGAAAAATAGCTAGTTCACTTCTATTTGGCATACAAGATAGCTTTCATACCGCACTATGCACTTCGTAAAAAGTTTAAGTAATTAAATATTTAAAGAAATTTATATTATCAAATCTGGATACATGCTAATATAATTTGACCTTTTGACCATTACAACTTAATGGCATGGATGTGTAACTAGTTGGATAGAAATAAAGGGGAAAAGTCATTAGCTTTTATTAGCTTTCACATTGATTATCACAGATAACTGAATTCTTAAAATATTCTATATATGTACATATAAATATTGCAGCAggtttgtaaattatgaatatATTAAATAGGAATTAGTTGTTCAGCTGGATTTTGGAGACAGTCCCAAAATGTCCAAAACAAATAATGGTAAATATTCTCATACAGAATGGTTCAATCGATCTGATCTATTTTCCAAGTATGAGGTAAAATGGTTGTGCTTTTATCTTAACAGCTTATCTAGTTGCTGGATCTGCAAGTTGCAAATGATCAAAGTCGCACAAATGAATCAATAAGATCTGCATGACGAAGCTCAATTAACTACCAAGCATATACCCCCAACCAAAAATGAAGTAATTATTTACGCATTATTCTGGCCTCTTGAAAACAAATCTTTGAGTTTTTGTACTAGCTTATTCTTTCGTTCATAACCATGCAAGTAGCTAAGTTAGATAAAAGAACCCTTTTAAATAGGAGCTATATTCATGGATGATTATCCCAATCGTTATTTGCTTTTGCCTTTGTTATGTTTGTCCCAGTTGTAATTCAAGTTATATATTGCCATTATTAACT is part of the Panicum hallii strain FIL2 chromosome 2, PHallii_v3.1, whole genome shotgun sequence genome and encodes:
- the LOC112883436 gene encoding transcription factor TB1-like, whose amino-acid sequence is MLPYPNPHHFGVSQEPPHPNPTGFPMLPLAAHLDQHYADHHFFPGHGQFNSETLEAVLRPPRAAPESGPVVTAPQGGKNGAAAAGQGHARARKRPFRTDRHSKIRTAQGVRDRRMRLSLDVARDFFALQDRLGFDKASKTVDWLLTQSKPAIDRLTEPSQRCAGGSDASLSSPTSGAPNGSGNKRGGLVEKAGTRNGRSAFMEHGCELDRLVSAAPALGEYYYAGLSEMMSNNGGEGDDDGEYEEDGDDFLDGMQY